TCCAACCCGAATTTAAACCCGGGCccacttgtttcacggtcaggcatggtTACTTCAAAGCGGCAGACAGTATACTTTTTGGCATACGTAAAGATgttcagtttttaaaattaaaaagaaaattacagaGGCAAGAGAAAGACAAACTCAAAGCTGTTTTGCAACCGAGATTTTGCAACAGATCGAATACATGTTCAGCAGCAAAATGAACCGGCACACTGTGTGTATATCAGGTTCAGAAAATCCACTTTTCAGCATAGAACATGAGAGGAATAGCCCTAAATTGAATATCTCGTGCAGCTTGATGCATAACAAAGTCATTGCtaggcgcaggttcgattcccgcttgggctgattactggttgggttttttccgagattttcccaaccgtaagccgaatgtcaggtaatctatggcgaatccttggcatcatctcactatcaccaattccatcgatgctaaatgatggagtagttgatacagcgtcgttaaataaccaactaaaaaaaatctttGCTCCCTTTTTGCTGAGCATATAATAATAGCTAACATTTATCTGGATTTGATAAAACATTATGAGGTACCTAAACTTAATGACTTACAACCCATGGCGATTTTCCAGCAAGACAACACACCACCACATTGGAAATCACTTGTTCGAGAGTTCCTGGATGAGACATTTCCTGATAGGTGGATTGGACAAGACGGTCTGATATCCTGGCCACCACGATCGCCAGACATAACCCCCTCCAGACTTTTCTCTGTGGGGTTATGTCAAAGACAGTGTGTGTAACACATGGACACATTGAGAAGAAGGATAACTGACACTGTTGCTAGTGTCACCCAAGAAATGTTGCACAAAACATAGTATGAAATTGAATATCGCTTAGAAATTCAGCAGGCAACAAGGGGTGCACATGTGGAAGTGTACTGACATTGCAACAAAACTTTTCGAGTTTGTCTTTCTTTTGCCACAAACCATACAGCTGTAACTGTAGTAGTTTCTTTGTAATAACTTTTGTAATGTTGTAAAGACTTTATGGTCAATCTGTATTAACCCCCTCCCCCGCACTATAtatatgtctctctctctctctctctggccaGAACTGAGAGGGATCCTTACGCTTAAGCTTGCTTTGATCCATTTTGCGCCCTATATATTAtgcaatgattgtccaagtccaacATAtcttgggtggcattcgtgaatctgatgctgacaggtaGACAATCTTGCCTTAGCCCTGAAAGAGCCAGGTCTCATCTACAGACAAGCAGCCTCATAAGCTCCAAGACacagagccccaagcccttcctatacaAGCATCAGAATCTCTTACTGCTCTCAAGACTTCACCTCAGTCTATTTTtgactattgcagatgatagatgaaataaggaGAATGTGGAGAGAGTTGATggaatgagagagagagaaatgggaGTATCTTGAGAAAAAACCTCTGTAACGTCTggtttgtccatcacaaattccatcacaatcTGTCTGGGAATCGAAACTATGCTACCTGAACTGTAGAACAGTGTGCTAGCCTTTGAGCCTCAGACGTGACTGAATTATCATGAAAAATACATGGGAAATACTAGCAAAATAGAGTCCTAGATCAATTAAGCAGTTAAACATACACAGTGCTATAATTTCAATAGCTGCCCACACAATGATAACTAGCAATTCTGTCATATACAACTCATACATCATGTTCACAACTATTTAACAGATGCTATCTCATTCTAGTTCTAGCAATAACTGCTGAGTAAACGACAAGTCGCAGAGGTAAAATTTTTCACCTTTcagtaaactaaaataaagtaTAATCACGTACTTCGAGTGAGAAAAGAAAATATCTCATTCAACAAGTTAATCCACGTGCTATTGCTGATCATCACATGAAGAGCAGCTACTACTGGCAGACATTGTTTCCCAGTAATATTTATCATGTATTTCACTTGAACCAATGACTGAAGACCTCCTTATGCTTGTAAGTTTTTCTACTTCCAACTGTATGGTTATGCTACAACTGTCAAATGATATCGAGTATACCTTAATGTTACAAACTGCATTATCATCACTTCAATCTGACTTTTCCTTTCTTCTGTTACAAGGGTCACTCTAAAAGTAATGcaacatacgaaaataaatacAAGAGTCACGAAAATGGCACATACTTTCATCCTTGTTCATTCATCTACCACTGTATCGAACAGTTTAGCCAGGAATGAAGTTTCTTCAATTTAAGGAGTTACATCACGTGAATTCGCCAAGGAAGAAGAAACAgtcaccggtgtggctcagtcggctgaggcacttgcccATCTGGAATTGCACtcaagcgtgggttcgattctcacttgggctgattgcctggttgggtttttccgaggttttccccaaatatAAGGTGGGGAAAATGtgtatgtcaggtaatctatgacgaatcctcggcctcatctcagtatcaccaatttcatcgatactaaataaccgagtagttgatacagcattttaAATAACGaacttaataaaaatgaagacgaataagaaagaaaagagaagaaactgAAATCTGCACCTTTGGAAATCTGCTGTATATCAATCTACAAACCATGCATTTAATCGCAAAACTTAAGTGAAAAGCCTAATAAAACAGCCCCAATTTTACACCACCAACTGATGAACTCAAAAGACTAAACTCATGGAACAAACTATAATGATGAAGGCTTTTGGTACAACTGTGAAAAAGTTACTGAAAATTATAGGTTCAGAGTTCTAGCACGAAGGTACACTTTTGCTTGTTGCAAAATGGCACACAGTCCTTCAGAAACGTAAAGATTATTGTATATTGTGAAGCTagcaaatatgtaaaatgaaaaatgattaaaaacgTGGTGCATTACTTCCAGATTGATCCTTGTGtatattaattacagtaattcTTTTCAATTCTGGCATTATCTAAGGTAGGACTGTGAACTGGCATTTATTTCAAGTGAAAAATGGAAATTGGCAAATGTATGCATAATGAAGACCAAAATATATACTGGTACAATACGTTGAAGTAAACTTgtataaatcactgaaaatttcaaaattgctaATATTTCATACATAGTTTTAAAAAAAAGTCAGAAATGTTTATGGATACTTAATCGGCAATACACCATGTTCACTACTGGTGAACACTGCCTCAATGTGACACtgagactgtttttttttttttttttccaggcaGGAACAGCACATACAAAGAGAAACATCCCTGAGGTTTTTATTAGAATATTTAAGGTTATTTTCCATAGAAAGCCTAAGGACTATACAAGTTTTTTTTTGAAAAGTGATAGCATTTATCCCTATTTGATTCTAGAACATACTTCAGTACAAAAAAATCACACACATCAACATTTCTTACAGTTATGTGGTTCACAATGGAATCATTTAATTAAACCTGATACAAGTATTGTTCAAATTGGGTTCACCTGACGAACTCCACAAACAAATTCTTCCTAGATCTAATTTTTCTCAGATTTCATTGTGGTTTGAGCAACAGATTCCATGACTGTATCAGAAACTCTTTCTGAACCGCTGCAGCCTCCATGTATAAACATACTCGGAATCTCAGATccgtaataaattttattgttctgAGCTATAGCTTCATACTTCTTCATCTCTAAGTATTCTTTCGTAAGAAGCAGATTGTTTGCCTCTGCTTGTTTCTGTGTTTGGTAGAAATCTGCATCCGAACGACTCTTCTGTCTTGCCAAGTGGATCTCATctgagaaaaaaacaaaaaatgttataaaaaccaAATATTTGAGATTTGGAGAAATTTTGAACTGTACAGAAGTAATTACTCTCGCACTCTGTATCTCCTCTTATATCTATATCCTTAGTTCTGTTACTCTGGCACTGTCTTCTTAGCTACTCTTATCTGTATCCATACCCATATTTttattatctcttaatctctATACCTAACTGAATCTCTTATTTCTGTATCTACTACAGCATCTCTTTCTATATtcctatatttatatttgtttcctcGTCCAATTCTGCCCTCTACCTTTGATAGtctgtttttttctctttctctcatgTATGCCATGCTTTCTGCATTATTTTCTGTTGGAGGAATCCTTGACTACTTAGAGCCCAGATGTTTGGTAAAATGACTTTTATTACGGGTTGACATAGATATCAAATTTATATAGATTTAAATGTGTTTCGAGACATTTAGGAGTGATAgggacaaattttatttttctgtttaagCTCTTGCtgcatatttttgcattttaagaaTGAACTGAAAGTTTATTTATTTgccattttaagttatttttgacAACACATATTTTCTTGCCTTCAAATTACCTTCTCTTATGCGAGTTCAATATTACATTaatccaacttttttttttttttactcaaacGGCATTACCAGTACACTTAAAATTTCCTCCTGCTCATCAAATGCCACTAGTGAAAAGTGAAAACTGCACTGTCTCAAATACTGGCTTAcacgaaataaaacaaatctacCGGTTGATGTAGAATGATCACTTTCTTATGGTGAAAACTGTTTTATCCTCTAGAAGGCAGAGTTAAACATCAGAAAATCTAAATGGTAATGTGAAACAAATAGCAAAGTATGTTGcatgaatatcatataaattagatGAAAAATGCATTATGTCTTTTCTTAAACTCATAGTgcctttttcatgtttttaattgcttttttttcctgcctattttgacttttgtaattttataaggCGTTTTTCGTGTTGTAATTGCATTTTTTGCGTGTCTATTGTGTCTTCTTTAAATTTACAATgcctttttcatgtttttaattGCTTTTCTTGCCTGCCTGTTGTGTCTTTTgcatttttgcctgcctattttaagtcttataaatgcctaaacatccaggCTCTATTAATGACTCTTCTCATAACACAAGCTTAGTAATTGTGGCATTATGCAAGAAATACCATTAATTGAATTCTCATTTCAGTCTGCAGGAAAATGACTTCGTTTTGACTTTGTATTAAAAGCCAATTCCCTAATTTTCAGGCACATGTATCTTACACAAAACATAATGATATACCTTCTATTTGTGACATCCTCTGCAAAGATTCCTTTTCCATAATTTTCTGATCAAATTGTATTTTTGCAACAAGGGCTTCCTTCTCTGCTTCAATAACGGCTTTCTTACGTTCTGTCTCTGCATCCTTTTCTACAACTTTCTGATGCTGAATAGAGATCAATAGCTTCGTTTTCTCACCTTCCCTGAAAAATtcagtaagaaaataattttcactAGTACAAATTGCATTTGCACATAACCAAGTAACTGGTGAAAAGCaattaagagaaataaaaaaagaacattcGGAGTGATAAGCTTTACACTGTAAGTTCTGTGCATATTGAACGTATACATCTCAAATTTCAGCTTTGTACAATACAGCAAGAAATTATTTAGAGTTAGAAACATCACAAGGTTAGTTAGTAGCATGCTACAGACTTTTAAACAAAACACTTTATAAGATCTTGACTGGTAAGCTTTCATTGATCTATTAGTATTATGTGCCTAAATGTTTGTATACAGAttacattttacaaatttattaattatatcattGCTTCAACCTATGACTGCGTTTTCGAGATTTATTACATCATATACAAAAGAGATGTGCCAATTATATAGTGCTTCTTTGAGGTTATATTATATCGAGTTAATGTTAAAAGTCTTTGTTTCTAAGAGTTTTAATGATGTTATCCTAATGTTGTCAGAAGAAAAAACTAATTTTGACCAGAATAGTTAACACCTGCAGAAAGCATAGTTAAAACCATCCTCATGGCTAAAATTTATTAACAACTTTTATCCTCTCATCAAAAGGACACAATTGATCTGCTTTGCAGCCTATGTGCTTTGGGGACATTCAACCCTAAAGAgcttgtaatatataatataccgTGAAACGAATGGATgcaagttcaaatcctggttgggacaaggtacctggtttaggtttttccagggttttccttcaaatcattaagagcaaaagctgggtaactttcggggctGGACcgtgactcatttcgctggcattaccaccttcagctcattcagatgctagatgacCATAGCagctgataataaataaataagtatatatatatatatatatatatatatatatatataaaacataaaatgaacCTAAATCACATAAAGCAGTGACCTTTCTATCTCTCTCAAATACAGCGGCATTTGAAGACCTAATGCAACCTTACTCTCTCTTTCTTTTACTGTTTTGTTCACAAAAGACTTTGTAGTCTCAACTGAGACATTCGCCAATTAATGTATCTGTCGGAAAAACATGAAAAGCTAGTCTGTAATGTTATCTGAGCTTATAGCTTATTTCACGTGTCATCAGTATGACACAGAACTATCAGTTTTACCTCTTTTTCACATGAAATCATGCTAAAGAATTTTATTGCCCTTTAAAAACCCAAGGCTTTCAGTTGGGTCTGAACTCATTATTTTCAAATCCTATGGAAAGCACAATAACTACCACACCAAACAGGATGATTTGCAGCAAATTACACAACGATAAATGATTTACACAACTTACATCAATTCATAATTCTTCCTTATAGTTTCAGGAATCTTGGGTTTAGTGACTCTGACAGCTTGGATATATAGTCCAGGtgccatttcatttaaatccctCTGCAGAGCTGTTTTAAGGTTCTCATCAATTTGATCGAATAAATCTATGTAAACCTAAAAGAGATACACGTCAAAATGTATCATTAACGATGTACTATACTTTCTTTTGAAACAAGTATTTATTAGTACGTTTCTCAGCTATAAATGGAGTGtcaattcaaatacttggggtgtagaataagcagtaatatgagctgttgCCATGTCAAAAGGAGGagagcaatggccaaggaagcttttaataaaaaaaggagtatcttctgcagacctctggaaaaagaactaagaaaaagactcgtgaagtgttttgtatggagtgtggcattgtatggggcagaaacagggttattatgacgaagtgaagataagcgaatagaagcatttgaaatgtggatatggagaagaatgaaacatgtgaagcagacagaataagaaatgaagctgtgttggaaagagtgggtgaagaaagaatgatactaaaattgatcaggaagaggaaaagtaattggttgggacactggctgagaagaaactgtctactgaagtatgcactggaaggaatggtgaacaggaaaagagttcggggcagaagaagatatcagattatagatgacattgagatatatggatcatttgaggagacaaagaggaaggcagaaaacaggaaagactggagaatgttgggtttgcagtgaaagacctgtccttgggcagaacattaaataaaaaaaacgaatCTAGATGCTTATGGAAGCAAGTATAAGCCCTCTTAATGGATATAAATGAAGTGCCAATTTAATTAAGATAAACATGTGTTCGCTTTATAAATGACTGAGaactacaaaatttcaaaaaaatgtatTTAGCATTTTGATTTTTCATGACTAAACTCGAATTTCAGACATTCTGGATAAAAGAAAAACTAGCTCATTGATATCCTAAGTAGCTGAAAACATGCACGTAATTTTGAGATTACAATAATACATGTAGGGAATTATATCTTGATAAATTATGATTTCGGGTTTTAAGCTTCATTTCAATGACTAATATGGAACTAATAAACATAAGCATCACTCCATACAATATTAAAGATGACGATTTAGGCTACTTAAAAGcaacgaaaagaaaagaaagcatcTACTTGGGATCTCTCTCGATGCAAAAGAGTGAATTTTTATTTCACACATTTTAAGCGTTATTTATTGTGAAACTCCATTATAAGATGTTAGTACTTATCATGTTTACATTCAGTATTTGCTCTAACAGAGTCTTATCAGAATGTATCTCTGCTGGTGTTGACATTGGCTTCTAACAGTGAACCAGAAAATATGTTATTTACCAGAACACACCACTCATATTCAACACAACGAACAATGTATTATAGCATATCCTATCAGATAATATAAGTTTAGGATAGCAGACAAATGAAAAAGGAGACGATGCCGTACAGAAAACACTTGCTTGGATTGCTTTCatgttatattttcatattctgtTCATATAATCGCATTGAAAGcgcatacaaaacaaaatattatataaacattcAAAAGTTTAACTGTAAATATAGTTGTGAATAATAAAGAAGTAACAAAGTTCTTCTATCAACATTTTACATATCTTTGGCATCCAAACAATGTAATATTATTGGAAAAGTGAGTAGCAGTAACAGATAGCAATTGAAGAATCACATAGATAGAATGGACGAAGAAGACTCTATTAACAAaaattatgaggttcaaatctgtcttcagacagttgactaaacaacagcaatagTAGCTTTatgtttcttaaatattttgaaaatcatactgctctctctctcttaaaaaaaacaagaaacatTAAATAACTGTAGAGTtccaaattataaaactgaatgaaaatatataatattaaaagttcGTAATTAGGACATATACAATTATGTTAATTAACTACTGATTCACATAATTATCCAACTTCCACATAAAActgcatttaatattatctaaCATATTATGCCCAAACAGAGATGAGAGGAATCATTATTATGTACTCGAAAAAAGTTGTGAAAAAGCATGATTTAAGACTTTCATGATGTTCAACATGGTGTGAAATCATAGGTTTTGCACTGTGTCACTAATGGAGAAAATGCAACATTCGGAGGAAATTATCAGCTCCATCACCAAGGGAAGTGTGAAAGTGTGAAAAGGGGAATCTATCTGTTGGATCCATTATCAGACTTCGACAGATGGCTCACCTTTCCCTACCCTTCCTGATAATGGTATCAATATGTTGCCCTGAAACGTTTTTGCATCTATAATGTAGTGTAAAAACAAGAAAGTCTCGAACAGATCATGGAGCCTGAACATAGAAGTGGATGATAAACACTGTTTACAAAATTTACCAAGCTGGCATATTCAATTCGATAACACATTCGTAATGGAATGAACTATTATTTTTGGATATtactaatattgaaaactttaattttgcaCCACTTATAAATTAAGATTTCTTCAAACATAAAAAACGTAAGAACTGAACATTCAATTCAATAACACATTCGTAATggaatgaattgttatttttggATATtactaatattgaaaactttaattttgcaccacttataaattaagatttcttcaaacataaaaaacataagaaCTGAACTCGCGAGCAGACATTTTTCAAGTTTCTCGTACTTGTTCTTCCTGGCAAGTATTAATGCTTTTGAGAAAtgttacagtctatacaaaagatTTTAATTTTCGTGTCATCTTTTCATGGAGCAACCCAATGATCTTTTACCACGAGGACAATAATACATAACTGTTTTAGGGATCATTCTCTTTAGGTGTTCTTGCCAATTCCTCTGCTATTTACAGCTGTATCCTCAGATTGGCTCagttttaagatatttaaaaatatatcttcattttttataCAGTTTCACTTGATGACTACTGATGTTCATCCCACAAACTTCATCTGTCTCTCTAGCTCAAACATAAGTGTTTTTGCCCTAAAGATAGTTTGAAAACGGACGAACATTATTTTCCTTAAGAAAAAAAAgcatatgatattatttttactcaCTCTTCGGAGAAAAAAATCCTTATATGTTGTAGGCCAGCAATTTATCATCATGTAagtttttaattgaaataaagtaaaaataaaatacattcttAAAATTGCAGTTACTTCTTCTACTATTTCGTACATTACTTCATTTTTTTGAAAacttgttat
This region of Periplaneta americana isolate PAMFEO1 chromosome 13, P.americana_PAMFEO1_priV1, whole genome shotgun sequence genomic DNA includes:
- the LOC138712096 gene encoding erlin-2-B-like — translated: MAEMVGVLAGFFIVMGIVLNFSLHKLEEGHVGVYYRGGALLHNTSQPGFHMMIPFITTYRAVQVTLQTDEVKNVPCGTSGGVMIYFDRIEVVNILSASSVYDIVKNYTADYDKTLIFNKVHHELNQFCSVHNLQEVYIDLFDQIDENLKTALQRDLNEMAPGLYIQAVRVTKPKIPETIRKNYELMEGEKTKLLISIQHQKVVEKDAETERKKAVIEAEKEALVAKIQFDQKIMEKESLQRMSQIEDEIHLARQKSRSDADFYQTQKQAEANNLLLTKEYLEMKKYEAIAQNNKIYYGSEIPSMFIHGGCSGSERVSDTVMESVAQTTMKSEKN